AGCTCGCGCAGACCGGCCGCTATGACGTGTTCGCGCCGACCATGGCAGGTCACCACGGCGGTGCGCACGCACCGATGCTGCTCGACGTCGCGACGCTGGCCGATGACGTCGAACGTCGGCTCGACGAGCTCGGCTGGACCACCGCGCACATCGTGGGGAACTCACTGGGCGGCTGGGTGGCCTTCGAACTGGAGCGCCGCGGCCGGGCCCGCACGCTGACCGGCATCGCCCCCGCGGGCGGCTGGTCGATGTTCACGGCGGCCAAGTACGAGATCATCGCCAAGTTCATGGCGGCCCTGCCGATCGTGCTGGCCACCGCGGCCCTGCGCCAGCAGGTGCTGAAACTGCCGCTGTCCGAACAGATCTCCTACCTGGCCGTCAGCGCCACACCAGAGGTGCTCAACGCAGGCGACCGCCACGACCTGATCGACGACGTTGCCCACTGCCCGGCCTACTTCAAGCTCATGGTCAAGGCGTTGACCACCGCAGGGCTGATGGAGATCGGCGATTCCCGCACGCCGACCCAGCTGGTGATCTGCGAGAAGGACCGGGTTTTGCCGGCGCCCCGCTTCACCCGGCACTTCACCAAGAGCCTGGCGCCCGACGCCGTGGTCACCACCCTCAAGGGGGTCGGCCACGTGCCGATGTTCGAGGCGCCCGACACCATCACCCGGGTGATCACCGAGTTCGTCGACCGGCACATCGGTCAGGCGCGCGCCACGGGGTGACCGACCATGCGCCCAGGGCATCCAGTCTGCGTACAGATCGAGAAATCGGGCGTTTCGGCGCGCTGAGCACAGGCTCGGCGCGCTGAGCACAGGCTCGGCGCGGATATTGCCGCGCCGAGCCCGAGTGCCTAAGCCTTCTCGGCGGCCGCCAACGTGTCGTTGAGCGTCTTGCTCGGACGCATCACCGCGGCGGTCTTCTCCGGGTCCGGGTAGTAGTA
Above is a window of Mycolicibacterium boenickei DNA encoding:
- a CDS encoding alpha/beta fold hydrolase; the protein is MAERAPIHLGTPDGDPILLLHPFLLSQSVWKYVAPQLAQTGRYDVFAPTMAGHHGGAHAPMLLDVATLADDVERRLDELGWTTAHIVGNSLGGWVAFELERRGRARTLTGIAPAGGWSMFTAAKYEIIAKFMAALPIVLATAALRQQVLKLPLSEQISYLAVSATPEVLNAGDRHDLIDDVAHCPAYFKLMVKALTTAGLMEIGDSRTPTQLVICEKDRVLPAPRFTRHFTKSLAPDAVVTTLKGVGHVPMFEAPDTITRVITEFVDRHIGQARATG